In the genome of Nonomuraea sp. NBC_00507, the window CACCAGCCGCCCTCGCCGGTCATGGGGATCGTCGGCCCGCTCCACCAGGCCGGCCGCCTCCATCCGGTCCACGAGCCGCGTCGCACCCCCCGTGGTGAGCACTTGTTCCTGTCCGATGGCACTCATCGACAGTCCCGGCGCACCGGCCCGGCCGAGGATCAGCAGCACCTCGAACATCAGATGGCTGATCCCGAACTCCTCCTCGATCGCTCGCCCCAGGATGTACTCCAGCCGGTTGGCCGCCCCCTGCAGCCGTCCGAAGGCCAGAATCAGCTCGTCGTCCGCTGCCTCCTTCGCCGTCGAGATCTCCGCCTCGGCACCCACCGCACCGCCACCCCTTCTGCTTCGTACGAGAAATACGCTCCATCGATCATGGTGACCCGAAGGACGGAAGCGTCTCGTAACAGTGAACCGGCTGCGGCATGTCGCGGTTGCATCGAGGGTGACTTACGGACCCGCGGGGCTTCGCCGCCACCCCCGGGGGCGCCACTTCGATCGCATCGCCCGGCCGGGGCCGCAGGCGCAAGCTCCCGGCTCACGAAGGTCACTTGATCTTTCTGCCCGGTACTTCGGCGTCTTTGAGCTCAGAGAGTTCCAGCGCCTTGTGGTTCTCGCTCGCCTTGAATGGACAAGTAGCCGGAGGTATGGCTGATGTTGAATTCTGTTGGGTCAGGGTGCGGTATCGAGAATCCTCGCTGCGTGTTCGCCGGTCATCCGGCGTTGCTGCCTAATTGCTGGTTGGCGACAGATGTCGCTTATTGCAGGCAACAGTGATAAACCTCCGCTGGTCGTCTGCGATCATCCCGCTGAAGGTCATGTAGGCCCTGAAACGGTCCCGAAACTCAAGAGTTCTGACCAAGATCATTATTGTCTGTCAGTTTCCGAAGTCGAGTGCACGGATGTGCGGAGTGGTCTGCGCGCCCGCGGCGGATGTGCAGACCACTCGGTGGGATGTGTGGCTTAGCGGTGGGTGATCCACCAGAACAGCAGGCCGATGAGGCCGGTGCCGGTGGCATGGGCGGCGCCACGGGCGAAGGCGATACCGATGGTGCGGCGGAAACGGCGGACGCTGGCCGAGCGGCGTCGCGGCGAGGGCGGGATCCTGTAGGGCGCCGGGGTGTTGGTGTGGGTCATGGCTGCATGACATCCAAGATGCCGACGGGGTTGAAGGTATGCCGGATGGGTCCGGATCTGTGGGGCTACGCTGCCGGTGAGCGGGGATCCGGACCGGTCCGTCCCGGATCCGGATAGCGGTCCCTGGCAGGTGAGGAGGCGGGGCGGCGTGGCGGAGTTCCGGCCGGAGGGGTCGACCTCCCAGGTTCTGGCGGAGCTGGCCCGGCTGTGGGACCAGGCCTGCGTCCACAGCCCGGGCCGGGTGAAGCAGAAGGAGCTCGCGAAGGTCTCGGGTGTGCCGCATTCGACGGTGAACGGGTGGGCGACGGGTGCCGCGGAGCCCCGTGATCTGGATCAGCTGGTCCAGGTCGGCGCGGCCTTGGCCAAGTGGGCGAACGAGCCTGCTCTATCGGCGCGTGAGTGGGGTCGGCTGATGGCCGCCGACCGGGCCCGCCCGGCTCCTGCGGCCTCGGCCGATGCCGGCCGGTCCGAGCAGGCCGCCGTGGTCGAGCGGGTCAGGGTGGGGGTGATCCCGCAGCCGGCCGATTGCTTCCAGGATCGCCAGGTCGCCGAACGTGTGCAGGCGGCAGCCGGTACCGGCGAGACGGTGGTGCTGACCCAGGTGCTGGCGGGGATGGGCGGGGTCGGCAAGACCCAGTTGGCCGCCGCCTACGCTCGCCGCGCCTGGCAGCAGGGGGTGCAGGTGCTGGTGTGGGTGAACGCCGCCACCCGCGACGGCATCGTGTCCGCCTACGCCGACACAGCGGCGCGCCTGGGCCTGCCGTCGGCCGATCGCGATGACCCCGAGCAAGCGGTGCAGGAGTTCCTGATCTGGGCCGAGTCCACCGGCCGGTCCTGGCTGGTGGTCTTGGACGATGTGCAACGTCCCAAGGATCTGAGTGGGCTGTGGCCGCCGGCGGCGACGTCGGCGGCGGGCGGCCGGGTGCTGGTCACCACCCGGCTGCGAGAAGCGGCCCTGGCCGGGGCGGACCGGCGCACGGTCGACATCGACACCTTCACCGAAGCCGAGGCCCGTTCCTATCTGACGGCCAAGCTCGCCGGCCAGGACGCGGTCGCCGGTCTGGATGGTCTGGCCGCCGATCTGGGGTTGCTGCCGTTGGCGCTGGCCCAGGCGGCGGCCTACATCATCAACGCCGCGATCTCCTGCGCCACCTACCGGCAGCGGCTGGCCACCCGGCTGCTAGCCCACGCCGTACCGGGCGAGGACTACCTGCCCGACGGCCATCAGCGGATCGTCACCGCCACTTGGGAGCTGTCCATCGACCACGCCGACCAGGTCGCACCCGCCGGGCTCGCCCGCCCGGTGCTGTATCTGGCCAGCGTCCTGGACCCGGCGGGCATCCCGCAAGCGGTGCTGACCAGCCCGCCCGCCCGGGAGTACCTGGCCAGCTACCTGCCCGACCCCGCAGCCGACTCCTCAATCGGGGAGGCGGCAGGGGTCGATGAGGCCATGGTGGACGAGGTGCTGCGGGTGCTGCACCGGCACAGCCTCGTGGACCACGACCGCACCGCCCGCCACCGTGAGATCCGCATCCATCAGCTCATCCAGCGCGCCGCCCGGGAAAATCTCACCGCCCGGCCCGACCTCGGCCCGCACCTGTTCGCCGAAGTCGCCTGCACTGCCGCGGACGCTCTGCTGCACCTGTGGCCGCCGATCGAGCGCGACCATCTCGGTCAGATCCTGCGCGCCAACACCTCCGTTTTACGCCATGCCACCGGGGCTGCTCTCTTCAGCCATCCCGGGATCGGTGTGCATCCTGTGTTGCCTTACGCCGTCGTCAGCCTCGGTAACGCTGGGCAGGTCACCGCCGCCATCGCCGCGAGCAGCGATCTGTACACCGCCTGCCTGCAGCATCTCGGCCCCGACCACCCCGGCACCTTGGCCACCTGCCACAACGTGGCGTACTGGCGGGGCCAGGCGGGGGACGCGGCCGGGGCTGTCGTCGCAGGTGAGGAGCTGCTGGCCGACCAGGAGCGGGTGCTGGGCCCTGATCACTCCGACACCTTGACCACCCGCCACAATCTGGCGCGGTGGCGGGGCCAGGCGGGGGACGCGGCCGGGGCTGTCGCCGCGTTGGAGAAGCTGCTGACCGACCACTTGCGGGTGCTGGGCCCCGACCACCCCAACACCTTGGCCACCCGCGGCAATCTGGCGGACTGGCGGGGTGAGGCGGGGGATGTGACAGGTGCGGTCGCCGCGTTTGAGGAGCTGCTGGCCGACCGCTTGCGGGTGCTGGGCCCGGACCACCCCGACATCCTCACCGCCCGCCATAATCTGGCGCGGTGGCGGGGTGAGGCTGGGGATGTGACAGGTGCGGTCGCCGCGTATGAGGAGCTGCTGGCCGACCGCTTGCGGGTGCTGGGCCCGGACCACCCCCACATCCTGGCTACCCGCCACAATCTGGCGGGGCTGCGGGGCCGGGCAGGAGATGTGACAGGTGCGGTCGCCGCGTTTGAAGAGCTGCTGGCCGACTACGAGCGGGTGCTGAGCCCTGATCACCCCGACACCCTGGCCACCCGCCAAAATCTCGTGCGGTGGCGGGGGGAGGCGGGGGACGCGGCCGGGGCTGTCGCCGCGTATGAGGAGCTGCTGGCCGACTACGAGCGGGTGCTGAGCCCTGATCACCCCGACACCCTGGCCACCCGCCAAAATCTCGTGCGGTGGCGGGGGGAGGCGGGGGACGCGGCCGGGGCTGTCGCCGCGTATGAGGAGCTGCTGGCCGACTACGAGCGGGTGCTGAGCCCTGATCACCCCGAAACCCTGACCATGCGCGGCAATCTGGCGTATTGGCGGGGCCGGGCGGGGGACACGTCGGGTGCGGTCGCCGCGTTTGAGGAGTTGCTGGCCGACCGCTTGCGGGTGCTGGGTCCCGATCACCCCGGCCTCCTGGCCACCCGCCACAATCTGGTGCGGTGGCGGAGTGAGGCTGGGGACGTGGCCGGGGCTGTTGCCGCAGGTGAAGAGCTGCTGAGCGACCAGGAGCGGGTGCTGGGCCCTGAGCACCCCGACACCCTGACCACCCGCCACGATCTGGCGTACTTGCGCGAATGGGCGGCCGGTCAGGAATAGAGCGTTGCTCGTTCTCGGAAATGCGCGAGTACCAGAGACGATCCGCCAGACGGCGTCGGCGTGCCTCGTCTTGGTGTTTCATAGGCGACCACTCGTGCAGGAACGCCAGCAGGTCATCGAGCATCCGCCCCCGCCGGCGCCAGTCCGCGCTGGGGGAGATGTCGTGCTCGTCCTTCGTCCACCCGAGTCCCACGCCGACCTCGAGACGGCCGTCGCTGAGCACGTCGAGTGGCTATGTAGGTGAGGGCGGGTACCAGATGTCGGTCAGGTGAGGCTCCACCCATCTGAGCCGGAAAATGGTGTCGGTGAATTTTGGTACCACGAATGTCCGGCTGCTGAGACGATCGGGGTGCTCCGCATAGCGAGGGGGCACCGATGGCCAACAAGGGGAAGGCCGAACTGTTCGCGGCGATCCGTCGGGACGCCCGGCTGGAAGGCATGTCGGCGCGGGCGCTGGCCCGCAAGTACGGCGTGCATCGGCGCACGGTGGCTCAGGCGCTGGCCTCGCCCTGGCCGCCGGAGCGGAAGAAGCCGCCACCGCGCCGGTCGCGGCTGGATCCCTACAAGCCGGTCATCGATGCGATGCTGCGGGCTGATCTGGACGCGCCGCGCAAGCAGCGGCACACCGTGGTCCGCATCTGGAATCGGCTGGTGGAGGAGCACCAGGCGGTGGAGGTCTCCTACCCGATGGTCCGCGATTACGTGCGGCAGCGGCGGGCGGAGATCCGGATGGAGGAAGGCCGCGGACCGGTGCCCGGCTTCATCGAGCAGTCCCACCGTCCGGGAGCTGAGGCCGAGGTGGATTTCGGCGATGTGTGGATCCGGCTGGCCGGCACGCTGACCCGCTGCTACCTGTTCTCCTTCCGCCTGTCGTGGTCGGGCAAGGCTGTGCATCGGATGTTCCTGACCTGCTCGCAGGAGGCGTTCTTCGAGGGCCACGTCCACGCTCTCACCCTGCTGGGTGGCGTGCCGTACGGCAAGGTGCGCTATGACAACCTGCGGCCCGCGGTGGCCAAGGTGCTCGGCTTCAACCGCTCGCGGGTGGAGAACGAACGCTGGGTCATCTTCCGCTCCTTCTACGGGATCGAGCCGTTCTACTGCCGCCGAGGCAAGGAGGGCGCGCACGAAAAGGGCGGCGTGGAGGGTCAGATTGGCTACTTCCGTCGCAACCATCTGGTGCCCGTCCCTGGTGTGGCCACCATCGATGAGCTCAACGCCATGATCGACCGGTGGGACGTGGAGGACGAGACGCGGCGGATCCGCTCCCGGCCCCAGAGCATCGGTGAGCGGTTCGCGATCGAAGCCCCGTTGCTGCGGCCGCTGCCGACCGAACGGTTCGAGACGGGACGGCTGTTCACCCCGCGGGTGGACCGCTACAGCGTGATCGTGGTGCGCACCAACCGCTACTCGGTGCCCGCCCGGCTGATCGGGCAAGCGGTGCGGGTGATGCTGCACGCCTCACACCTGGTGGTCTACCACAAGGGGCAGGAGGTGGCCCGGCACGAACGGCTGATCGCCAAGGGCGGCTCGCGGCTGGAGCTGGACCACTACCTGGAGATCCTGCTGAAGAAGCCCGGCGCCCTGCCCGGCTCCACCGTGTTGGAGCAGGCGCGCCGCTCGGGCAAGTTCACCCGTGAGCACGAGGCGTGGTGGGCCGCTGCCCGCCGGGCGCACGGCGAGGCCGAGGGCACCCGCGCGCTGATCGAGGTGCTGCTGTTGCACCGCCACATGGCTCACGAGCATGTGGCGGCGGGGATCGCCGCGGCGCTGCGGGTGGGCGCGTGGACCGCGGACGCCGTCGCTTTGGAGACCCGTAAAGTCGCCCAGCTCGACTCCGAGCCCGGCTCGCCGCCGCCCGCACGCTCGCCGGCGCTGGCCTGGCTGGATGAACCGGGGGTGGTGTCGTTGACCGAACGCCGCATGTCCGCGCTGCCACCCGACACCCGGCCGCTGCCCTCGGTGGCCATCTACGACCAGCTGCTGCGCCGACCCGCGGCAGGCAGCCCTTCGCCCCCCGGTGAGGAAGGAAGGCCCTGACCATGACCGTTCCCCGTCATCGCGGTCTGACCGAGCAGGCCGCCGACGCCGCCGTGGACCAGGCCTGCAAGATGCTGCGCCTGCCCACCATCCGGCAGAGCTACGCCGAGACTGCCCAGCGGGCCACCCGCGAGCAGATGTCCTACCTGGGTTTCCTGGCCGACCTGCTGCTGGCCGAATGCGACGACCGCGCCCGCCGTCGCTCCGAACGCCGCATCAAGGCCGCGGGCTTTCCGAGGCAGAAATCGCTGCGCGAGTTCGACTTCGAGGCCAACCCCAATATCGACCCCGCGATGATCCATAGCCTGGCCACCAGCGACTGGGTCCGCAAGGGCCTTCCGCTGTGTCTGATCGGCGACTCGGGCACCGGCAAGTCGCACCTGCTCATCGCGCTGGGCACCGAAGCGGCCATGGCCGGGCACCGGGTCAAGTACACCCTGGCCGCCAAGCTGGTCAACGAGCTGGTCGAGGCCGCCGATGAGAAGATGCTCACCAAGACCATCGCCCGCTACAGCCGGGTCGAGCTGCTCTGCCTTGACGAACTGGGCTACATGGAGTTGGACCGGCGGGGTGCCGAACTGCTCTTCCAAGTGATCACCGAACGGGACGAGCGGGCTTCCATCGCGATCGCCTCAAATGAGTCGTTTTCGGGATGGACCAAGACATTTACCGACCCGCGGTTGTGCGCGGCGATCGTCGATCGGCTCACCTACGGCGGCAACATCATCGAGACCGGAACCGTGTCCTACCGCTATACCCAGACCCAGGCCGTCAAGTCTGCCCAGCAGGCTCCCAGCTGACCTCCGGCGCGCTCTTCCCGATAGCCGCCAAATCCGTCGGCCGCAGGAGCAGGTCAAGGTGGAGCGCCCGCAGCGCAGCGAGGACGACCGACCTTGACCTGCGACGAGGACCGACCATCATTCCGGCGGCGGGAAGCACGCACGGCCAAAGGCCCCGAGCTCCGGGGCTATCTGCCGGGATCTCCAGCGCTGTATGACCGTGGGACGGCCGTGTTGATCGGCTCGGATTGTCAGGCTGAACTCCAAGGGCCCAGCAGACATGCGTCAAGAAACTCGGATGCGGACTCTATTCTGACGCTATTCGCCTGCGGCGTTGGATGCGGGTTGGGGTCTACCCTTGCCGGACAGGCCACGAGCGAGGGGCATTTGCAGGGCGGCGGCCGATGACGCTGTCTGGGCTGGCGGGGGCTGCTTGATCGGCACCGAGGCCTCCGACCACTTCCCCATCGCGGCCGACCTCGAACTCTCCCACCCCTCGCCCTGACCGCTCGGCGCCCGCCGTCTCTCGCGACAGCGGGCGCCGAGCGGTCCGGATCAGATGACGCCGCTCTGCCCGACGCAGCTCGTGACACCCGTCTTACCGGCCAGCTTCACGAAGACCCGATGCGCCATAGGCCGCGTCGCCGGGATGTCCTTGTGGCCGGTATTGCCGGTGATCACGACCGACTTGAACGCGACGTCCGGAAGGCCGCCCCGGTCCTGGACGAGGCTGACCTTGACGTTGGTGGGGCCGCCAGAGGCCGTCCAGAAGACCTTGCGGAAGCGGTGCGCACCCAACCCGTTGACATAGGTGACGGTCACCTTCAGCTTGTAGGACCCCTTCGAACAGGTCGCGACGAGGGCCAAGTCTGCCGACGTGGTCACCGACGCCGCCGGCGCGGACGCCGAGGCCGACGCAGGCGCGCCCATCATGGCCACGGCCCCCATGGCCCCGACGACGACCGCGTTACGCATGATCTTCATATGGTTCCCTCCGTTGATTTCCCGTCGAGGTGAGACCATACGGAGACGCGGTATAGCGGAGGTATGTCCCAATCAGACCACTCGGAGCGCGCTAGTGGGACGCTAGGTTTTCCACGACCAAGCAGCCGACGACCAAAGTCCGCACGGCTGCTGGCCGAACCGCACTGTGTCCAAGGGATCTGTCGCCCTGACTCAACCCTTGATCCATGCTCCTTCTCGGCGGGCACCAGAACCCGCCCGACAGAAGGAGCATCATGAAGAAGCTGCTCAAGACCGCGGTGCGATCATGTGGGCGATGGAGATCGCCTCGTCACCGGTGTTCACCTGGCCGATGTGCTCGTTGATGATCTTGCCGCCCGGCACCGGGATGCGGGTCGGGGCCTCGATCTTTCTCACCACGGAGCTCAGTCTGCCATGTGGCCCTCCTACGTGGCTGCCCTGACCGCGCCGTAGAACGCCGCCGCGGCCACCCGGCAGGACGCCTTCTTCGTGCCGGAGAACTTCACACACACGTTGCCCATGTCGAAGAGGAACGCGTCGTCGACGGGCTTCTTGTAGGTGTTACGCCACTTGCTGGAGCTCACCAGCGCCTTGACGTTGCGGTAGCCGAAGTCGTGACGATCGCAGGGAATCTTGAAGACGCCCTTCCAGTATTCAGAGTTTCCGATCTTCTTGGGCACCGAGCAGCCGTCGGTGTTCCAGTTGAACTTGTACTCCTTGACCTGCGGGGTGTCCTTGTTGATTTTGAACCGGGCCCACGCGTTGTAGCTGGCCTTGGTGTTCTTCGTCAGGGTCAGCGCCATCGCCAGGCGCTGCGCCTTGGTCTTGTCGAGCGCGGTCGCCTGTGCGGGAGCGGCCAGCATGGCACCCGCCGCCAGGACGGCGGCGGACAGGGCCAGTGCCCTTTTCATGGTGACTCTTTTCTCTGGGGAGGAACAGCAGGAAAAGAGTCGCAGCACCGCGTCGGGGGCGCACCAAAACATACCGCCGCGGACCCGGGAACATACCCCGGGCATACCCGGGGCGTGTCACATCGGGCGGGTCTGGCCCGTCCACCTTGTCCCCCGCTTGGCGGGGACGTGAACGGTCTTGAACGCACCGTCTCCCTGCGCGCCACCGCAGATCGCAGTCATGGACCCGTTGACCAGCTCAGGGGGGAGATTCGTTTCCCGTCCGACAACCCTGCTGCTGCTCGCGCCAGCACGAACCCGGCCAACCAGACTGGTACCAAAACTCGCCTTCAGATCATGGGCGGTCGATCACCAAGTGGAGCCAAAAGAGGCCGACGCTTGGTCCCCGAACTCACCGACGAAATCAACGTCGAGCGTGGTCAGCATCCGGGCCAGGTGCGGCGGCTCGTAGTAGAAGGTGCTGAGCGTGCTGGCATTCAGCCGCACCCGGCTGGTCGCCGTCGCGGCGACGGTCCACAGCAGCACCGGGTCGAGGTGACGCTTCATCAGCGGCGGGTACGGCTGCTCCTCGATCCCGCGGCAGAACGCGCTCAGGCCAGCGGCGCTGCTGGTAACCCGACTATGGGAAGTGTGAAACCAAGCTTCATTGGCGAGTCCTTTCGGTGATCCGTCAACCGTTTGCTCAGACGGGAAGTTCGGTGATGCTGAGGGCGAAGTCCAAGTTCCCCACCCCGTGGTTGGCGAGGCCCACCGTGACCACGCCCGCTCCTTCCAGCCAGTGCGCCATTTTCAGGCCGCCGACGTCCAGCGGGCGTAGCCCGAGGCTCTCGATGAACGCCTCCACACTTGCCTTGGCCTGCGCATTATCGCCAGCGATGAAGACGTCGGGCCGGCCCTTCTCCAGGACATGGCGGAAGATGGTGTTGAACGCCTTCACCACGCTGGCGCCGGCCGGGGCCGCCTTGGCGACTTCCTGCGCGATCGAGGTCTCCTCGCGGTGGGCAAGCCCGTCGAACGTGGAGTTGAAGGGATTGCTGATGTCGACGATGACCTTGCCCGCGAGAGCGTCTCCGTACTGGGCGACGACCGGCACGACGCCGTCGTACAACAGGGCCACGATGACGATGTCCCCGGCCGGGGCGGTACCCCATTCTCCCGTCGTGGCGCCGCCGCCGAGAGCCTTGGCCAGGTCAGCGGCCTTGGACTGATCGCGGCCCATGACCTCGACGGTGTTGCCGCCCGCTATCGCCCGCGCTCCGATGGTGCGGGCCATGTTCCCGGTGCCGATGATGCTGATGTTGCTCATGAGATGTCCTGCCCTGGTTGAGTGTTGTTCGGTTTAGATGGCGGTGGTGCCGCCGTCGGCGACGAGTTCCATGCCGTTGACGTAGCTGGAGTCGTCGGAGGCGAGGAAGAGGGCGGCGGTGGCGATTTCGTCGGGGCGGCCCATCTGGCCGCGGGGGATGAGGGACTCGAACTGGCGCTTGGTGGCCTCGTCGAAGAGTTCTTCCTGCTTGGCGGTGGCGACCTGGCCGGGGGTCAGGACGTTGACGCGGATGCGGCGGTCCTTGAGCTCGTTGAGCCAGACGCGGGCCCAGGCCTGCTGGACGGCCTTGCTGCCGGCGTAGACGCTCCAGCCGGGGAAGGCGCCGAGGGAGGCGTTGGAGCCGGTCATGAGGATGGAGCCGCCGTCGTTGAAGAACGGGAGGGCCTTCTGGACGGTGAACAGGGTGCCGCGGGCATTGAGCCCGAACCAGGTGTCGAACTGGGCCTCGGTGATCTCGCCGAGCGGGGCGGGCTCGCCCCCGCCTGCGCTGGCCCACAGCACGTCGAGGCTGCCCTTCTCCCGCTTGACGGTGTCGTACAGGCGGTCCAGGTCGTTCAGGTCGGCGGCGTCGCCCTGGACGCCGGTGACGTTGCGGCCGATCTGCTTCACGGCCTCGTCCAGGGCGTCCTGGCGGCGGCCGGTGATGAAGACGTGCGCTCCCTCGTCGACGAACAGCTTCGCGCCGGCCAGCGCCATGCCGGTGGTGCCGCCGGTGATGACCGCTACCTTGCCGTCAAGCTTTCCCATGTTGCTCCTTTAGGCCGGTGGTGCCGTGCGCACCTGGGATGACGGCGTTATGTACACCGCTCTGTGTGCTTACGGTACGGGGCGCGCGGCCGGGGCGCAAACTATGTACACCGATCGTTACCCAGCTCGGGTACCATGGACCCGTGACGGAGTTGGAGAAGGGCCCCCAGGGCCGCCGCCGCGGCCGGGGCGCCCGCGAGCGCATCCTCAGCGCGTCCCAGCAACTGTTTCGCGAGCAGGGCATCAACCGCACCGGCATGGACCAGCTTTGCGCGGCGGCCCAGGTGTCCAAACGCACGGCCTACCAGCACTTCACCGGCAAGGACGAACTCGTCGCCGAGTACCTGCGCCGGTTCGACCCCTCCGTTCTGTCCGGCGTGTTCGACCGCACCGACCTCACGCCCCGCGAACGGCTCCTCGCCGCCTTCGACATCCCCCCCACCACCCCCCTGTGCCCCTACATCGCCGCCGCCGTCGAACTCCACGACCCCCAGCACCCCGCATCCCAGTACGCACGCGACTACAAGAAAGCCGTCGCCGCGCGGCTCGCCGACACCGCCCGCGAAGCCGGCGCCGCCGACCCTGAACAACTCGGCGAGCAGCTCGCGCTGCTCATCGACGGCGCCGCGGCCCGCACCCGGGTCCTCAACGCCGACGCCTTCCCCGCCGCCGCCGCCATCGCCGCTGTCCTCATCGACAACGCCATCCCCGCGTCATCTCCTCGGCAGCCCAGCGATGACCGCGGAACTACCGGGTCTGCTCCCGTTCCGGTGGGAGGCCAATGACGGCCCGATCACGCCTCGTCGGCCGGAAGACGACGTGGAGTTCGGCGCGGCCGGAGCGGTAGATCACGCCGTACAAGGGCAAGCACAAACCCGACTCGCAGAAGGACGCCAACCGGGCTCATGCCCGGCTTCGCGGGCCCAGCGAACGCGCCAACGCCCAGCTCAAGTACCGGCGCATCCTGCACAAAGTCCGCGTCAGCCCACGCGGGGTCGGTCGACTCGCCAAAGCCATCCACGTGCTACAGAACTACGAAGCAACCGTAGGATGAAAAAGGTTCTTTCATTACTGCAGAGGCTGCCGCGCGGCGATGTCGATTCTCGCTGTACGCGAACGTAGCCTCCGCCGCCGCACTTTAATGCCTTCGCCTTTGCTGTGGCGCCCTCTGTTGGCTCTGATGTTGTCGGTCGAACTGATCAACCGTGTTGTGAAGCGGCACCGCTTGCCAGCTTCCACATTTCATCGTTCCCGCATTCTGCGGTGATCTCGGCCGTCGCGTGAGCTGCGGCGAGGAAGTCGTCGACCACCGGTGAGGTGCGCGATGCCGCCACCGCGAGGCACACCTGGTCGGGCGCCAGATCTGTGACGGGCACATAGCTGACTTCCGGGTGTGAGTAGAACACGGCTGTCGAACGGGCCAGGAACGAGATGCCCCGGCCGGCCGCGACATGTTCGAGCGTCTCGTCCACCCCGCGCACCAGGTATCCGGCGTTGGGGTGCGGGCGCTTGGTGGGCTGTGTGCTTGTGTCGGGATGCCAGAGCAGCGGCTCGCCGGCCAGGTCGGCCTCGGTGATCTGTTCCTTGCTGGCGAATCGGTGGCCGGAGGGCAGCACCGCCACCCGCGGCTCGGTGTACAGCGGGGTGACGCGCAGGCCGGTC includes:
- the istA gene encoding IS21 family transposase; its protein translation is MANKGKAELFAAIRRDARLEGMSARALARKYGVHRRTVAQALASPWPPERKKPPPRRSRLDPYKPVIDAMLRADLDAPRKQRHTVVRIWNRLVEEHQAVEVSYPMVRDYVRQRRAEIRMEEGRGPVPGFIEQSHRPGAEAEVDFGDVWIRLAGTLTRCYLFSFRLSWSGKAVHRMFLTCSQEAFFEGHVHALTLLGGVPYGKVRYDNLRPAVAKVLGFNRSRVENERWVIFRSFYGIEPFYCRRGKEGAHEKGGVEGQIGYFRRNHLVPVPGVATIDELNAMIDRWDVEDETRRIRSRPQSIGERFAIEAPLLRPLPTERFETGRLFTPRVDRYSVIVVRTNRYSVPARLIGQAVRVMLHASHLVVYHKGQEVARHERLIAKGGSRLELDHYLEILLKKPGALPGSTVLEQARRSGKFTREHEAWWAAARRAHGEAEGTRALIEVLLLHRHMAHEHVAAGIAAALRVGAWTADAVALETRKVAQLDSEPGSPPPARSPALAWLDEPGVVSLTERRMSALPPDTRPLPSVAIYDQLLRRPAAGSPSPPGEEGRP
- a CDS encoding NADPH-dependent F420 reductase; this encodes MSNISIIGTGNMARTIGARAIAGGNTVEVMGRDQSKAADLAKALGGGATTGEWGTAPAGDIVIVALLYDGVVPVVAQYGDALAGKVIVDISNPFNSTFDGLAHREETSIAQEVAKAAPAGASVVKAFNTIFRHVLEKGRPDVFIAGDNAQAKASVEAFIESLGLRPLDVGGLKMAHWLEGAGVVTVGLANHGVGNLDFALSITELPV
- a CDS encoding tetratricopeptide repeat protein, with translation MAEFRPEGSTSQVLAELARLWDQACVHSPGRVKQKELAKVSGVPHSTVNGWATGAAEPRDLDQLVQVGAALAKWANEPALSAREWGRLMAADRARPAPAASADAGRSEQAAVVERVRVGVIPQPADCFQDRQVAERVQAAAGTGETVVLTQVLAGMGGVGKTQLAAAYARRAWQQGVQVLVWVNAATRDGIVSAYADTAARLGLPSADRDDPEQAVQEFLIWAESTGRSWLVVLDDVQRPKDLSGLWPPAATSAAGGRVLVTTRLREAALAGADRRTVDIDTFTEAEARSYLTAKLAGQDAVAGLDGLAADLGLLPLALAQAAAYIINAAISCATYRQRLATRLLAHAVPGEDYLPDGHQRIVTATWELSIDHADQVAPAGLARPVLYLASVLDPAGIPQAVLTSPPAREYLASYLPDPAADSSIGEAAGVDEAMVDEVLRVLHRHSLVDHDRTARHREIRIHQLIQRAARENLTARPDLGPHLFAEVACTAADALLHLWPPIERDHLGQILRANTSVLRHATGAALFSHPGIGVHPVLPYAVVSLGNAGQVTAAIAASSDLYTACLQHLGPDHPGTLATCHNVAYWRGQAGDAAGAVVAGEELLADQERVLGPDHSDTLTTRHNLARWRGQAGDAAGAVAALEKLLTDHLRVLGPDHPNTLATRGNLADWRGEAGDVTGAVAAFEELLADRLRVLGPDHPDILTARHNLARWRGEAGDVTGAVAAYEELLADRLRVLGPDHPHILATRHNLAGLRGRAGDVTGAVAAFEELLADYERVLSPDHPDTLATRQNLVRWRGEAGDAAGAVAAYEELLADYERVLSPDHPDTLATRQNLVRWRGEAGDAAGAVAAYEELLADYERVLSPDHPETLTMRGNLAYWRGRAGDTSGAVAAFEELLADRLRVLGPDHPGLLATRHNLVRWRSEAGDVAGAVAAGEELLSDQERVLGPEHPDTLTTRHDLAYLREWAAGQE
- a CDS encoding TetR/AcrR family transcriptional regulator, translated to MTELEKGPQGRRRGRGARERILSASQQLFREQGINRTGMDQLCAAAQVSKRTAYQHFTGKDELVAEYLRRFDPSVLSGVFDRTDLTPRERLLAAFDIPPTTPLCPYIAAAVELHDPQHPASQYARDYKKAVAARLADTAREAGAADPEQLGEQLALLIDGAAARTRVLNADAFPAAAAIAAVLIDNAIPASSPRQPSDDRGTTGSAPVPVGGQ
- the istB gene encoding IS21-like element helper ATPase IstB: MTVPRHRGLTEQAADAAVDQACKMLRLPTIRQSYAETAQRATREQMSYLGFLADLLLAECDDRARRRSERRIKAAGFPRQKSLREFDFEANPNIDPAMIHSLATSDWVRKGLPLCLIGDSGTGKSHLLIALGTEAAMAGHRVKYTLAAKLVNELVEAADEKMLTKTIARYSRVELLCLDELGYMELDRRGAELLFQVITERDERASIAIASNESFSGWTKTFTDPRLCAAIVDRLTYGGNIIETGTVSYRYTQTQAVKSAQQAPS
- a CDS encoding MarR family winged helix-turn-helix transcriptional regulator is translated as MGAEAEISTAKEAADDELILAFGRLQGAANRLEYILGRAIEEEFGISHLMFEVLLILGRAGAPGLSMSAIGQEQVLTTGGATRLVDRMEAAGLVERADDPHDRRGRLVRLTPRGEEAAVRVAQVHVENIKRYFLEPLPPAHRERFAEDLRILSHTARDMLPRMR
- a CDS encoding SDR family NAD(P)-dependent oxidoreductase, which produces MGKLDGKVAVITGGTTGMALAGAKLFVDEGAHVFITGRRQDALDEAVKQIGRNVTGVQGDAADLNDLDRLYDTVKREKGSLDVLWASAGGGEPAPLGEITEAQFDTWFGLNARGTLFTVQKALPFFNDGGSILMTGSNASLGAFPGWSVYAGSKAVQQAWARVWLNELKDRRIRVNVLTPGQVATAKQEELFDEATKRQFESLIPRGQMGRPDEIATAALFLASDDSSYVNGMELVADGGTTAI
- a CDS encoding phospholipase A2, with the protein product MKRALALSAAVLAAGAMLAAPAQATALDKTKAQRLAMALTLTKNTKASYNAWARFKINKDTPQVKEYKFNWNTDGCSVPKKIGNSEYWKGVFKIPCDRHDFGYRNVKALVSSSKWRNTYKKPVDDAFLFDMGNVCVKFSGTKKASCRVAAAAFYGAVRAAT